Proteins from a genomic interval of Pantoea deleyi:
- the envC gene encoding murein hydrolase activator EnvC: protein MKGKTTVSHTRTRSNGDNLPLFNHLSSLSLSLLCAGALLLPAAAQSAEDSKSQLQSIQQNIAEKEKSVKAQKVQRSKLLDQLQSQEKIIAQASRQLRDTRNSLSALNDEIKQLTASIARLEKQQSQQENLLSGQLDAAFRQGQHSGVQLLLGGEESQRSERILAYFGYLNAARQKSIESLQKTRQDLDQQRAALEQKQQQQKTLLAQQQGQQQKLQQASDARKKTLTSLESALEKDQADLVEMRQNESRLQDKIARAEREARERAAREAREAEKVRQRQAQAKAKGSSYQPTQSERELVARTGGLGRAGGQAMWPVRGRIEHRFGEQLQGELRWKGLVIDAREGTEVRAIADGRVLMADWLQGYGLVVVLEHGKGDMSLYGYNQSALVSVGTQVKAGQPIALVGTSGGRGTPSLYFEIRRQGQAVNPLPWLGK from the coding sequence ATGAAGGGAAAAACAACCGTTTCGCACACAAGGACCCGTTCCAACGGCGATAACCTGCCGTTGTTCAACCACCTGTCCAGCCTCTCCCTTAGCCTGCTTTGTGCGGGCGCACTGTTATTGCCTGCCGCAGCCCAAAGTGCGGAAGACAGCAAATCTCAGCTGCAATCCATCCAGCAAAACATTGCTGAGAAAGAGAAAAGCGTCAAAGCGCAGAAAGTGCAGCGCAGTAAATTGCTGGATCAGCTTCAGAGCCAGGAAAAAATCATCGCGCAGGCGAGCCGCCAGTTGCGTGACACCCGCAACAGCCTCTCCGCCCTGAATGACGAGATAAAGCAGCTTACCGCCTCTATCGCCCGCCTCGAGAAACAGCAAAGCCAGCAGGAAAACCTGCTGTCCGGGCAGCTTGATGCGGCGTTCCGTCAGGGTCAGCACAGCGGCGTGCAGCTTTTACTCGGCGGCGAAGAGAGCCAGCGCAGCGAGCGCATTCTGGCTTATTTCGGCTATCTGAACGCGGCCCGTCAGAAAAGCATCGAATCGCTGCAAAAGACGCGTCAGGACCTGGATCAGCAACGCGCCGCGCTGGAGCAGAAGCAACAGCAGCAGAAAACCTTACTCGCCCAGCAGCAGGGTCAGCAGCAGAAGCTGCAGCAGGCGAGCGACGCCCGTAAAAAGACCCTGACATCGCTGGAAAGCGCGCTGGAGAAAGATCAGGCCGATCTGGTTGAGATGCGGCAGAACGAAAGCCGCCTGCAGGATAAAATTGCCCGGGCGGAACGCGAGGCACGCGAACGCGCCGCCCGCGAAGCGCGTGAGGCCGAAAAAGTGCGTCAGCGTCAGGCACAGGCGAAAGCCAAAGGCTCCAGCTATCAGCCGACCCAGAGCGAACGCGAACTGGTGGCCCGCACCGGTGGACTGGGCCGTGCAGGCGGACAGGCGATGTGGCCGGTACGTGGCCGCATCGAACATCGCTTTGGCGAACAGCTGCAGGGTGAATTACGCTGGAAAGGACTGGTCATCGATGCACGCGAAGGCACCGAAGTCAGGGCGATCGCCGACGGTCGTGTGCTGATGGCTGACTGGCTGCAGGGCTACGGGCTGGTTGTGGTGCTGGAGCACGGCAAAGGCGATATGAGTCTCTATGGCTACAACCAGAGTGCGCTGGTGAGCGTGGGTACGCAGGTGAAGGCAGGACAGCCTATCGCACTGGTCGGCACCAGTGGTGGCCGCGGTACGCCGTCGCTCTATTTTGAAATCCGACGTCAGGGACAGGCCGTCAATCCACTGCCGTGGTTAGGAAAATAG